One region of Tumebacillus amylolyticus genomic DNA includes:
- a CDS encoding GMC family oxidoreductase, which translates to MPEERDPHHHHACHYDGARYDDLNHRKYPQEADVVIVGAGTAGGIMAYELAKVGLRVVVIEAGPFWNPQSDFASDELTMKHLGWQDTRLVDGQNPLKLGKNNSGRGVGGGSVHWTGVYLPFHESDFRMKTVEGVGADWPFGYDELAPFYRYIEKEIAVSGPKKFPWGTFNGPFPYPEREPISANAEMFRIGCERLGIRSVVTPLAINSAPFDGRPPCINRGFCNEGCMPNAKYSSLVHHVPKAIGYGAEFLTDCMVTQVELDERGRAKSVIFTHEGVEYRQRGRVIVLASFAIETPRLLLNSKTTGHPDGLCNSSGTVGKYLMPHSSHDVYARFEQEIRLYKGTPVMATTQDFYETQLDRGFIRGYTLHAHGARPVAMSTGLARDAGVWGRRLRESMLDFNHYGRLTMVGEVLPDENNRVTLAEEVDEYGMPMAHVTFSYGENDLKLIDHAVEQMKSILKAAGGEPEFVVSDTAHLMGGTRMGADPEDSVVNGWCQAHDVPNLFICSAAVFPTSGSGNPTATVMALAARTSKHMIEELKKQTI; encoded by the coding sequence ATGCCTGAGGAACGAGATCCACATCACCACCATGCTTGTCATTACGACGGAGCTCGCTACGACGACCTCAACCACCGCAAGTACCCGCAGGAAGCGGACGTCGTCATCGTCGGTGCGGGCACGGCGGGCGGAATCATGGCCTATGAGTTGGCCAAAGTCGGCCTGCGCGTCGTCGTGATCGAGGCGGGGCCGTTTTGGAATCCCCAGAGCGATTTTGCGTCCGATGAATTGACGATGAAGCACTTGGGCTGGCAGGACACGCGCCTCGTGGACGGCCAGAATCCCTTGAAGCTTGGCAAAAACAATTCGGGCCGTGGCGTCGGCGGCGGGTCGGTTCATTGGACGGGCGTGTATTTGCCGTTTCATGAAAGCGACTTCCGGATGAAAACTGTCGAGGGGGTCGGGGCCGATTGGCCGTTTGGGTACGACGAGCTCGCCCCTTTTTATCGGTATATCGAAAAAGAAATCGCCGTCTCAGGACCCAAGAAGTTTCCGTGGGGAACGTTCAACGGGCCGTTCCCCTATCCGGAGCGCGAACCGATCTCTGCGAACGCCGAGATGTTTCGCATCGGGTGTGAGCGGTTGGGAATTCGGTCGGTGGTGACGCCGCTCGCGATCAATTCGGCACCTTTTGACGGGCGGCCGCCTTGTATCAATCGAGGGTTCTGCAACGAGGGTTGCATGCCCAATGCGAAGTATTCCTCGCTGGTGCATCATGTGCCCAAAGCGATCGGGTACGGTGCGGAGTTTTTGACCGATTGCATGGTGACGCAAGTGGAGCTCGATGAGCGGGGTCGGGCGAAGAGTGTGATTTTTACTCATGAAGGGGTGGAATATCGGCAGCGCGGTCGAGTGATCGTGTTGGCGTCGTTCGCGATTGAGACGCCGAGGTTGTTGCTGAATTCCAAGACGACCGGGCATCCGGACGGGTTGTGCAACTCCAGCGGGACGGTCGGGAAGTATCTCATGCCGCATTCAAGCCATGACGTGTATGCGCGGTTTGAGCAAGAGATTCGTCTGTACAAAGGCACGCCGGTGATGGCGACGACGCAGGACTTCTATGAAACGCAGTTGGATCGCGGGTTCATTCGCGGGTATACGCTCCATGCGCACGGGGCTCGACCGGTGGCGATGAGCACGGGGTTGGCGCGCGATGCGGGCGTTTGGGGACGGCGTTTGCGGGAGTCGATGCTGGACTTCAACCACTATGGGCGGTTGACGATGGTCGGCGAAGTGTTGCCGGATGAGAACAATCGGGTGACGCTCGCAGAGGAAGTGGACGAGTACGGGATGCCGATGGCACACGTGACGTTTAGTTATGGAGAGAACGACTTGAAACTGATCGACCATGCGGTGGAGCAGATGAAGTCGATTCTGAAAGCGGCGGGCGGTGAACCGGAGTTCGTCGTCTCGGATACGGCGCATCTCATGGGCGGGACGCGCATGGGGGCGGACCCTGAGGATTCGGTGGTGAACGGCTGGTGCCAAGCGCACGACGTGCCGAATCTGTTCATCTGCTCGGCCGCCGTCTTCCCCACGTCAGGCAGCGGCAACCCCACCGCCACCGTCATGGCCCTCGCCGCCCGCACGTCGAAACACATGATCGAAGAGCTCAAAAAACAAACGATCTAA
- a CDS encoding gluconate 2-dehydrogenase subunit 3 family protein has protein sequence MSEYERLRTHYPAYNVMHEQKHWDEHTSEIVEKRLDLVGSLPKLTGEEADRIRAMAALFVDDNRSTLLDFVVKHFDNKLASDIGEEQRKLGTPKQKDLIKNGLAALEVLAQSEYGTSFVQLTPEKQTTILVGLERDILTLRTTEGTVVPATAFFSKMLTETVSAYYSHPQVWSEIGYGGPAYPRGYVRIEFGLTDPWEAKRDA, from the coding sequence ATGAGCGAGTACGAACGTCTGCGGACGCACTATCCCGCGTACAACGTGATGCACGAGCAGAAGCATTGGGACGAGCACACGAGTGAGATTGTGGAGAAGCGCTTGGATTTGGTGGGGTCGCTTCCGAAATTAACGGGCGAGGAAGCGGACCGAATTCGGGCGATGGCGGCGCTGTTCGTCGATGACAACCGCTCGACCCTGCTCGACTTTGTCGTGAAGCACTTTGACAACAAACTGGCGTCCGATATCGGCGAGGAACAGCGCAAACTCGGCACGCCCAAGCAGAAGGACTTGATCAAAAACGGCTTGGCGGCGCTCGAAGTGCTCGCACAGTCGGAGTACGGCACATCGTTTGTGCAATTGACGCCTGAGAAGCAGACGACGATCTTGGTGGGGTTGGAGCGCGATATCTTGACACTTCGGACGACGGAGGGCACGGTGGTGCCGGCGACGGCGTTTTTTTCCAAGATGTTGACCGAGACGGTGAGCGCGTACTATTCACATCCGCAGGTTTGGTCGGAAATCGGCTACGGCGGGCCCGCCTATCCGCGCGGGTACGTTCGGATCGAATTCGGCTTGACCGATCCGTGGGAGGCGAAACGAGATGCCTGA
- the trmB gene encoding tRNA (guanosine(46)-N7)-methyltransferase TrmB, which produces MRIRGRDKFLRQYHTYIEQGRIIEDSPNYKGRWHELFGNDNPIYIEIGTGRGQFISQHAVQNPDINYIGIELEYLLLGRVGHKAEMAGAGKNLVVTPADATRLTDIFAPGEVSRIYLNFSDPWPKNRHTPRRLTHEGFLRLYRNVLKPDGAVHFKTDNRPLFEFSLNSFADDDWKLSKITLDLHNSQWAEGNIMTEYEQKFSEQGVPINRLEARPLPKLQTE; this is translated from the coding sequence ATGCGCATTCGCGGACGCGACAAGTTTTTGCGACAATATCATACCTACATCGAGCAGGGCCGAATCATCGAAGACTCCCCGAACTACAAGGGACGTTGGCATGAACTGTTCGGCAACGACAACCCGATCTACATCGAGATCGGCACGGGACGCGGCCAGTTCATTTCGCAACACGCGGTGCAGAACCCGGATATCAACTACATCGGCATCGAGCTGGAGTACCTCTTGCTCGGCCGAGTCGGTCACAAAGCGGAAATGGCAGGGGCGGGCAAAAACCTCGTCGTCACACCCGCCGACGCCACTCGTCTGACCGACATCTTCGCACCGGGCGAAGTGTCCCGCATCTATTTGAACTTCTCCGACCCGTGGCCGAAGAACCGCCACACCCCGCGTCGCTTGACGCACGAGGGGTTCCTTCGTCTCTACCGCAACGTCCTCAAACCGGACGGCGCCGTTCACTTCAAGACGGACAACCGCCCGCTGTTCGAGTTCTCGCTGAACTCGTTCGCCGACGACGATTGGAAGCTCTCAAAGATCACGCTCGACCTGCACAACTCGCAATGGGCAGAGGGCAACATCATGACCGAGTACGAGCAGAAGTTCTCCGAGCAGGGCGTGCCGATCAACCGCCTCGAAGCTCGTCCCTTGCCGAAGCTTCAAACGGAGTAA